The Corynebacterium occultum sequence CCGTACTTGGGTACTTCCACGAGACCCCGGTCGAGGAGGGACTTGCGCGCCATGGACAGTGCATTGGGTTTTACCCCGAGATGCGCGGCGATATCACCGGTGGCCACCATCCCAGCTGCCGAAGATAACTCGGCCAGGGTGTAGAGCAGGCCCAGTTCGCGATCTGGGACCTGGTGCAGGGAAGGCCCATGAACCTGACTGCCCATCCGCCTGATCACATCAGTCCTGATGGCTTCGATCTGGGCGGTGGTGATCCGGGATTCCCCGGAGAGCGAGGTGTGGGCCCAAGCCAGTGAGCCTGTCAACTGCATGAGATAGGGATATCCAACACTGAGGGCGGTGGCGGCCGCAGCTGCCCCGGTGCTCATTTCCCGTCCGCCGGCATGGGCGGTCGCCAGAAACATCTCGCTGGCCTCAGGATCAGAAACCGGCCGGAGGTGGATCCGCTCCGCCCGCCTGATGAAGGTGGTGCCCCGTTGCTGAAGCAGGCGTTCAATTCCCTCGGGCAGGCCGGCGGCCACTAGGGCGATATCAAAATCATCGCGGAGCAGATCCTGAACCGCAGTAGCCAGTTGATGGAGTTGGTCCGCGTGCGCTGCCTGGAGTTCATCGAGGGTGATCAGCACACCGGTGCCATGGGGTCGAAGTTGCTTGGCCAGGGCGCGGAGCCGGGTGATCAACGTCGGGGAGGGGCTGGAGGTATCTGGATGAGGAACCGAGTTGATTGACCCAACCCCGGCGATGCCGCCACCGGTGAACATGCGCTTGGGTGGATCACCCTTGACGTGCCTCATGGCCTGGGGGATCGTCGTCTCAGCCAGGGTGGTGACCAGATGTTCATCCGGATAGGCGCGCAGCGAGATCCATCCCTGGGCCGCGGCGGCCTCCTCGAACTCATTGAGGAGAACGGTTTTACCCATGCCTCTTGCCCCGGCGATGAGCAGGGCACGGAACGGGCTTCCCGGCCCTTCCGCCAGTCCCAGCCGAAATGCGTCCAGGAGGGAGTCCCGCCCCGCCAGAATGGTGGGTGAGACTCCGAAGGTGGGGCGAAAAGGATTGCGCAGGGGCGGGGCGAGCGCAGTGTTATCAACCATGTGGGACTCCCAGAATGTGGGGGAAGGTGATGAATTTTCATCCGGCGGCCCGGAGAACTTCTCCCGAAAGCCCCATTGTACTGATTTAGATCTTGTAGAACTTTCGGGAGTCTTTAGATCTGATAGATCTTTTCATGGCAGGTAGATCCGGTAGATCTAACAGTGATCAGCCTCGCAGTTCAGCCCTGACATCCCGGGCCGCTATCCGCTCACCCGTGACCCGCCCAGATCGCAGCGGAAGAAATTCGCAGATTTCGGGAACAGCGGGTTACGCTACGGTGTTGAAACTCAGCGAGACATATAGCAGCACAAACGAGGGAGACCATGCGGGTTCTGGCGGCAATGAGCGGCGGTGTTGATTCGGCGGTGGCCGCATCCCGGGCGGTGGAGGCCGGTCACGAGGTCATCGGCGTGCACCTGGCACTTTCACAGGACGCCCAGCAAACCCGCGAATCCTCCCGGGGTTGCTGCTCCCTGGAGGACTCCGCCGATGCGCGCCGGGTCTGCGACAGGCTCGGCATCCCCTTCTACGTCTGGGACTTCTCCGACCGTTTCAAGGAGGATGTCATCGATGACTTCATCGACTCTTACGCGGCCGGCGAAACCCCCAACCCCTGCCTGCGCTGCAATGAGAAGATCAAGTTCGCGGCCCTGCTCGAACGCGGTATTGCACTGGGATTCGATGCTGTGGTCACCGGCCATTACGCACGTCTCACCCAGCCGGTGGATGGCGGGGACGGGTACCTGCGCCGCTCCGTCGATCCGGACAAGGATCAGTCCTATGTTCTTGGGGTGCTCGGTGCCCATGAGATCGCGCACTGCATGTTCCCGGTCGGTGACACCCTCAAGCCGCAGATTCGGGAGGAAGCCGCCGGGCATGGTTTCTCGGTGGCCAAGAAGCCGGACTCCTATGACATCTGCTTCATCCCTGACGGCGACACCCAGGCCTTCCTGGGCAGGCACATCGGGCTGCGCCCCGGCATGATCCGGGACCAGGACGGTACTGAGTTGCGTGATCATGCCGGAATCCACGAATTCACCATCGGCCAGCGTAAGGGGCTGGACATCAAGACCCCGGCCGTTGATGGCCGCCCCCGATACGTCACCGATATCGACGCCGCCACCGGCACCGTCACCGTCGGCCCGCGCGAGAAGCTCGCCGTCATGGAGATCCACGCTGACCGCCTGAAGTTCCTGCACCCCGCCATGTCCGGGGAGCTGGACTGCGAGGTCCAGGTCCGGGCCCACGGCGGCATCGTCAAGTGTCACGCCAGCATTGACCGGGACACCGACCTCATGGTGCTCAAGTTGGTGGAACCGCTGTCTGGTGTGGCCCGCGGGCAGGCTGCCGTGCTTTATCTTCCGGATGCGGAGGGAGATATCGTCCTCGGTTCCGGCACTATCTGCGGCACGGTGAACTGATGAGCGCCTATGGACTCGGGGAACTCCCCGGCACTTCGGTGGCAGAAGCCGCGGACATGATCCTCGGTGAGACCGGTGACCTGGTTCACCTGCCGCAGCTTCCCGGCCGGGGGCTCGGCTCTGATGCGGTGGGTCGGACCGCCACCCTCCTGGAGGGCATCCATGTCGACCGGGGCCCACGGTCCTGGATCATGAGCGCCCGCCCCCAGATCGAGACCCGCCGCAGCCGTGACCTGGTCGAGCGTGACCTCGAGGTCTGCGCCGAGGTGTGGAACATGAAAGCCAACACCATCAAGGTGCAGGTGGCTGGTCCCTGGATGCTCGCCGCGCAGATCGAGATGTCCAATGGTCATAAGGTGATCACCGACCGGGGTGCCATGCGTGATCTCACCGACTCCCTGATCGCCGGCATCCGCGCCCACCTCGCCCATGTCG is a genomic window containing:
- a CDS encoding ATP-binding protein, with protein sequence MVDNTALAPPLRNPFRPTFGVSPTILAGRDSLLDAFRLGLAEGPGSPFRALLIAGARGMGKTVLLNEFEEAAAAQGWISLRAYPDEHLVTTLAETTIPQAMRHVKGDPPKRMFTGGGIAGVGSINSVPHPDTSSPSPTLITRLRALAKQLRPHGTGVLITLDELQAAHADQLHQLATAVQDLLRDDFDIALVAAGLPEGIERLLQQRGTTFIRRAERIHLRPVSDPEASEMFLATAHAGGREMSTGAAAAATALSVGYPYLMQLTGSLAWAHTSLSGESRITTAQIEAIRTDVIRRMGSQVHGPSLHQVPDRELGLLYTLAELSSAAGMVATGDIAAHLGVKPNALSMARKSLLDRGLVEVPKYGYLSFSLPYLREYLLDSPHHRPIA
- the mnmA gene encoding tRNA 2-thiouridine(34) synthase MnmA — its product is MRVLAAMSGGVDSAVAASRAVEAGHEVIGVHLALSQDAQQTRESSRGCCSLEDSADARRVCDRLGIPFYVWDFSDRFKEDVIDDFIDSYAAGETPNPCLRCNEKIKFAALLERGIALGFDAVVTGHYARLTQPVDGGDGYLRRSVDPDKDQSYVLGVLGAHEIAHCMFPVGDTLKPQIREEAAGHGFSVAKKPDSYDICFIPDGDTQAFLGRHIGLRPGMIRDQDGTELRDHAGIHEFTIGQRKGLDIKTPAVDGRPRYVTDIDAATGTVTVGPREKLAVMEIHADRLKFLHPAMSGELDCEVQVRAHGGIVKCHASIDRDTDLMVLKLVEPLSGVARGQAAVLYLPDAEGDIVLGSGTICGTVN